The Pirellulales bacterium genome includes the window CGTGGAAGATACATTCCAAACGCAGCGCATCGAGCACATGTTTTTGGAGCCGGAATCGTGCATCGCCATGCCTCAGGGAGGCGATGGCAATGGTCATCCGGTGGCTAAGGTGAAAGTGCTGTCGCAAGGACAAGGGATTTTTGACGACCAGCGGCAAATTGCTTCCATTTTGGGCTGGGAGCGCGATCGGGTTGACGTAGAGCTGGTGCAAAACGGCGGCGCGTTCGGCGGCAAGGAAGACATGAGCATTCAAGGGCAAACGGCGCTGGCCGCCGTTCTGTGCCGCAAGCCAGTGAAGTGCACGCTGACCCGAGACGAAAGCTTCCGCCTGCATCCGAAGCGACATCCCATTCGCACGCACATGAAAATGGGCTGTGATGCCCAGGGCCATCTCACCGGGATTCGAGTGCGGGCCATTGGCGACAAAGGCGCTTACGCCAGCGTCGGCGCCAAAGTGCTGGAACGGGCGGCCGGTCATGCTTGTGGGCCGTACCGCGTGCCGGCCATCGATATTGAAGCGCTGGCCGTGTACACGAACAATCCGCCCTGCGGGGCGATGCGCGGCTTCGGGGCCAATCAATCGGCGTTTGCTGTGGAGCAACTGCTCGATCGGCTGGCAAAAAAAGTCGGCATTGACGGCTGGGAAATTCGTTGGCGAAACATTTTGCAGCAGGGAGATCGCTTCGCCACGGGCCAAAAGCTCGACAAGCCTTTCGGCCTGAAAGAAACGCTGCTGGCAGTGAAAGATGCCTATCGCGGGGCCAAGTACGCCGGCATTGCCTGCGGCATTAAAAATTGCGGCATCGGCAACGGCATGCCCGATCCGGGCAAAGCCATGCTGCGCGTGGAACCCGATGGCAAAGTCAGCATTCGCACCGGCTATACCGAAATGGGCCAGGGGTTGTTTACGGTGACCATTCAAACCGCCGTCGAAGAAACAGGCCTGCCGCCGGAAACATTCACCGCGCTCACGGATACCGCTGTGAATTTAGATTGCGGTCAAACCACGGGCAGCCGCGGCACCATGCTCAGTTGCAACGCGGTGATCGAAGCCGCGAAAAAACTCAAGGCTGATCTCGAAAGCGGCAAAACTTTGCACGATTTAATCGGCCGCGAGTACCGGGGCGAATGGATCTGCAATTACACCCATAAGCTGGGCGCGCACGTGGACGAGCCCAGAACCCACCTCACGTACGGCTTTGCGACGCAGGTTGTCATTTTGGATGACGAAGGCAAAATTCAAAAAGTGATTGCCGCCCATGATGTCGGCAAAGTGATGAACCCCATTTTGTGCGCCGGGCAGATCGAAGGCTCGCTACACATGGGCTTGGGCTATGCCCTGACGGAAGATTTTGCGTGCGAAGGGGGGCACATTGTCACCGACACCATTAAATCGATCCGTGTGCTTAGGGCCCATCAAATGCCGGAAATGGAAGTCATTTTTGTCGAAACGCCCGATCCGGAATGCCCCTACGGGGCGCGCGGCGTGGGCGAATTGGGGCTGGTTCCGACCGCGCCGGCCGTGGCGGGCGCGCTGCGGGCATTTGACGGCGTGAATCGCACCGTGCTGCCGATGAAAGATTCGCCGGCAGCCAAAGCCATTTTGACGCCCGGCCCGCGCAAGCCGGCGGTGCGCGAGAAGTCGTAACTTTTACGAACGACCAGTCATAAGGAAATGGCGGCATGCTCATCGTGGTTGCCTTGGGGGGAAACGCAGTTAGTCCGCCCGGACAAGAAGGGAACATACCGCAGCAGTATGCCACCACTCGGGCCGCCATTCGTCCGCTGGCCGATTTAATGCTGGCCGGCCATCAACTGGTGATGACGCACGGCAACGGCCCGCAAGTAGGCAACGTGATGCGGCGAGTGGAAATTGCCGCCCGGCACCATGTGTATCCGCTGCCGCTAGATACCGTCGTGGCCGACACGCAGGCGGGCATGGGTTACATGATCTCGCAATGCTTGATGAACGAATTGACCTCGCGCGGCCACCCGCGGCTGTGCAGCACTATTATCACCACGGTGCGCGTTACGCGCGATGACGCCGCATTTTCCAAGCCAGCAAAGCCGGTGGGTCCGTTCATGCCGCGCGATCAAGCGGAAAAGCACATGAAAAATGACGGCTGGCTGATGATTGAAGATTCCGGCCGCGGCTGGCGGCGGGTGGTGGCTTCCCCCTTGCCTCGCGAAATTGTCGAAATGGACGTGATTCGCTCGCTGGTGTTGGCCGGGCAATCGATTGTCGCCTGCGGCGGCGGCGGAATTCCCGTCGTGCAAGGCGAAGATGGCCAGTTTGCCGGCGTGGAAGCCGTGATCGATAAAGATCGCACCACGGCCATGCTGGCCGTCGGCTTGCAGGCCGACATGCTGGCGTATTTGACGGGCGTGGACTATGTTCAACAGAACTTCGGCACCCCCAACACCCGACCCATCAAGCAAATGACCGTAACGGAAGCCAGGGCACTGCTCCAACAGGGGCAATTTCCAGAAGGCTCCATGGGGCCGAAGGTGGAAGGCGGTGTGGAGTTTTTGGAGCGCACGCCGCAAGCCACCTCGCAAGTGCTAATTACTTCCTGCGAGAAAATCAAGCAAGCCATGGCCGGCAAAATCGGCACGCGAATTGTGCGGAATTAAAATAAGTTCATTGGCAACAACTTTTGTGGAGAGAACACCGTGGATTATCCAGCCATTGCGGCCCAGGCCAAGCAGTACGAGCAGCCGATGGTCGACTTTTTGCGCGACATCGTGGCCATTCAATCGCTCAGCGGCAAGGAAAACAACGTCATCGAGCGCATTCGCCAGCAGGTGGAAATGCTGGGCGCTGCCGATAAAGTTTGGACCGATGGCCTGGGCAGCCTGTTGGTGCAGGTGGGCAGCGGGCCGCGGCTGATCGCCATTGACGCGCACATCGACACGGTTGACGTGGGCAACCGCGGCGAATGGAAGCACGATCCGTTCACGGGCAAGGTGGAAAAAGGCCTGGTCTGGGGACGCGGGGCGGGCGATCAAAAAGGGGCCGTGCCGGCCATGGTGTACGCCACGAAAATCATTAAAGACTTGAATTTGAAAAGCGACGAGTGGTCGCTGCTGCTCACGTTCACCGTGATGGAAGAAGATTGCGACGGGCTGTGCTGGCAGTACATTGTGCAAGAGGAAAAAATTCGGCCCGAGTGCGTGGTCGTCACCGACAGCACCAATTGCAAAGTGCTGCGCGGGCAGCGCGGACGGATGGAAATTGGCATTACCGTGCTGGGGCGCAGTTGCCACGGGTCGATGCCGGAAAAAGGCGATAACGCCGTGTACAAAGCGGCGAAAATCGTCGGCGAAATCGAAAAATTGCACAAGCGGCTGAAGAAAAACAAATTCCTGGGCAACGGCACGGTCACGGTTTCCTACATCGATTGCCAAACGCCCAGCCGCTGTGCCGTGCCGGGCGCGGCGTTCATTCAGCTCGATCGCCGGTTGACCGTGGGCGAAACGAAAGAACAGGCCTTGAAGGAAGTGCGCGACGCTTGCAAGCGCGCCGGCGTGGAAGCCAAAGTGGAACTGCTCAAATATGCTGAAAAAGCCTACACCGGCCTGACGTACCCCACGGATAAATACTTCCCCAGTTGG containing:
- the xdh gene encoding selenium-dependent xanthine dehydrogenase; the encoded protein is MCASVVTSEPLPSASETVQFTLNGQPVQAVVDDRSLLAVLREDFGFISLKNGCEPQASCGCCTLLIDGKPRLCCTMKAAQVAGKTLVTLEGLPEERRQQIAESFACSGGVQCGFCIPGMAMRAHALTEQNQNPTREEIAHDLRAHLCRCTGYVKIVDAVEELARVTRGEPARVPDTSGRVGTPLKKYKSHDLVLGDFRYIDDIIVPGQRYAAMKFSEHPRALVKGIDASAALAMQGVERVITAADVPGNRHVGLIINDWPILVALGEETRCMGDIIAMVVADNQYTARKAAEQIVVDYEVREPITSPDDALKPDAPQIHPKGNLLSKSAIVRGNLEEAFAGSAHVVEDTFQTQRIEHMFLEPESCIAMPQGGDGNGHPVAKVKVLSQGQGIFDDQRQIASILGWERDRVDVELVQNGGAFGGKEDMSIQGQTALAAVLCRKPVKCTLTRDESFRLHPKRHPIRTHMKMGCDAQGHLTGIRVRAIGDKGAYASVGAKVLERAAGHACGPYRVPAIDIEALAVYTNNPPCGAMRGFGANQSAFAVEQLLDRLAKKVGIDGWEIRWRNILQQGDRFATGQKLDKPFGLKETLLAVKDAYRGAKYAGIACGIKNCGIGNGMPDPGKAMLRVEPDGKVSIRTGYTEMGQGLFTVTIQTAVEETGLPPETFTALTDTAVNLDCGQTTGSRGTMLSCNAVIEAAKKLKADLESGKTLHDLIGREYRGEWICNYTHKLGAHVDEPRTHLTYGFATQVVILDDEGKIQKVIAAHDVGKVMNPILCAGQIEGSLHMGLGYALTEDFACEGGHIVTDTIKSIRVLRAHQMPEMEVIFVETPDPECPYGARGVGELGLVPTAPAVAGALRAFDGVNRTVLPMKDSPAAKAILTPGPRKPAVREKS
- the arcC gene encoding carbamate kinase produces the protein MLIVVALGGNAVSPPGQEGNIPQQYATTRAAIRPLADLMLAGHQLVMTHGNGPQVGNVMRRVEIAARHHVYPLPLDTVVADTQAGMGYMISQCLMNELTSRGHPRLCSTIITTVRVTRDDAAFSKPAKPVGPFMPRDQAEKHMKNDGWLMIEDSGRGWRRVVASPLPREIVEMDVIRSLVLAGQSIVACGGGGIPVVQGEDGQFAGVEAVIDKDRTTAMLAVGLQADMLAYLTGVDYVQQNFGTPNTRPIKQMTVTEARALLQQGQFPEGSMGPKVEGGVEFLERTPQATSQVLITSCEKIKQAMAGKIGTRIVRN
- a CDS encoding YgeY family selenium metabolism-linked hydrolase — its product is MDYPAIAAQAKQYEQPMVDFLRDIVAIQSLSGKENNVIERIRQQVEMLGAADKVWTDGLGSLLVQVGSGPRLIAIDAHIDTVDVGNRGEWKHDPFTGKVEKGLVWGRGAGDQKGAVPAMVYATKIIKDLNLKSDEWSLLLTFTVMEEDCDGLCWQYIVQEEKIRPECVVVTDSTNCKVLRGQRGRMEIGITVLGRSCHGSMPEKGDNAVYKAAKIVGEIEKLHKRLKKNKFLGNGTVTVSYIDCQTPSRCAVPGAAFIQLDRRLTVGETKEQALKEVRDACKRAGVEAKVELLKYAEKAYTGLTYPTDKYFPSWCEEEDAPQVRAAVEAHKSLFGKPPVVDRWTFSTNGVSIAGMFGIPCVGFGPAAEDVAHTVNDSVPIEHLVRCAAVYAAFPGPYVSLPAKTAKSAKSSKAAKKGRAGKAAMNGRAAMNGKAHGKGKTAKATAGKSTAKKSARRKKRVPAMA